The following are encoded together in the Brassica napus cultivar Da-Ae chromosome A9, Da-Ae, whole genome shotgun sequence genome:
- the LOC106420080 gene encoding protein GRIP-like translates to MEKENSEVHVVKGALEDVKTVDVSVKDVKGEMTKEDKVITKEEEDTTSDGGFIKVEKEGIDTKDGEKAEKQVPIERSSSTPQRELYELQEKVKALELELSQELEKNKAAGLRESEAMEKLKSAEERLEKQARETDEANRRSKEIKYLHKHSDLSIQKAMKELNIIDTEAKSLTEKSKHLEKRIRLYEDKLAEASEDLYQSSLENELLSDTNNQLKIKIQELEGFLVAEKERFNQRDIEAKDLATKLQSHENLIEEHIKKVLEVSEVADTRKIELEKALQKLKTFEDTIKELEKENGSLAEVNLKLNQELADHGSETSGFQAMFAALEAEKNQTAKELQASKGAIEKLTNKLTSETERLRSQVKSLAEENSQVNEIHHSTKNELINIQEHLGVEKSKLDAMASEIKKLTSVASEKSVLESKFDEVEKQLKNAEAQLKEEVEKVAELTSKLHEHEAKASEQVSVDEEAMKLHKSNLQETETIGKGEVEVKPRDIDFSFPTPKQRKSKEESDHASSASHSSSSSGNVTTTQKAETSHFMTLKIVLGVALVSVIIGVILGKKY, encoded by the exons ATGGAAAAAGAGAATTCCGAGGTCCATGTAGTGAAAGGTGCACTTGAGGATGTAAAGACGGTCGATGTTTCTGTTAAG GATGTGAAGGGAGAAATGACCAAGGAAGATAAAGTAATTACGAAAGAAGAGGAGGATACTACATCTGATGGTGGATTCATAAAGGTTGAGAAAGAAGGGATTGACACTAAGGATGGTGAGAAAGCAGAGAAGCAAGTTCCTATTGAAAGAAGCTCAAGCACTCCACAGAGAGAACTATATGAACTGCAAGAAAAGGTGAAAGCACTGGAGCTGGAACTGAGCCAGGAACTTGAGAAGAACAAAGCTGCTGGATTAAGGGAAAGCGAGGCGATGGAGAAGCTGAAATCAGCTGAAGAGAGACTTGAGAAGCAAGCAAGAGAAACAGATGAAGCTAACAGAAGAAGCAAAGAGATAAAATATTTGCATAAACACTCAGATCTTAGCATTCAGAAGGCAATGAAGGAACTCAATATCATAGATACGGAGGCCAAGTCATTGACCGAGAAATCGAAACATTTGGAGAAGAGAATAAGATTATATGAAGACAAGTTGGCTGAAGCATCTGAAGATCTTTATCAGTCATCCTTGGAGAATGAGTTACTATCAGACACAAACAATCAACTCAAGATCAAGATTCAAGAACTTGAAGGCTTTCTGGTTGCTGAGAAGGAAAGGTTTAATCAGAGAGACATAGAAGCTAAAGACTTGGCTACAAAGTTACAATCCCATGAAAACCTAATTGAGGAACATATTAAGAAAGTCCTAGAAGTATCTGAAGTTGCTGATACTAGAAAAATAGAGCTTGAAAAGGCTCTACAGAAACTCAAGACTTTTGAAGATACAATCAAAGAGCTTGAGAAAGAAAATGGATCTTTAGCCGAAGTGAATCTAAAGCTGAACCAGGAGCTAGCCGATCATGGGTCAGAGACCAGTGGCTTTCAGGCAATGTTCGCTGCTTTAGAAGCTGAGAAGAACCAAACAGCAAAAGAGCTACAGGCTTCAAAGGGGGCCATAGAAAAATTAACAAACAAGCTTACTTCTGAAACAGAAAGATTAAGATCACAG GTTAAATCCCTTGCAGAAGAGAATAGCCAAGTCAATGAGATACATCACAGCACAAAGAATGAGCTCATAAATATTCAAGAACACCTCGGAGTAGAGAAGTCTAAACTGGATGCTATGGCATCCGAAATCAAGAAGCTCACTTCTGTGGCTTCTGAAAAGTCGGTGTTGGAGTCCAAGTTTGATGAAGTtgaaaaacaattgaaaaacgCTGAAGCTCAGTTGAAAGAAGAG gtCGAAAAAGTTGCAGAACTGACCTCAAAATTGCATGAGCATGAAGCTAAAGCAAGTGAACAGGTTTCGGTGGACGAGGAAGCAATGAAGCTTCATAAATCAAACTTGCAGGAAACTGAGACTATAGGAAAAGGAGAAGTAGAAGTTAAGCCTCGAGATATTGATTTCTCTTTTCCAACTCCAAAGCAACGTAAGAGTAAGGAGGAGTCAGATCATGCTTCTTCTGCTTCAcattcgtcttcttcttcaggaAACGTTACAACAACTCAGAAAGCTGAAACATCTCATTTCATGACATTGAAGATTGTCCTCGGAGTGGCTCTTGTGTCTGTCATTATAGGTGTCATTCTTGGTAAAAAGTATTGA
- the LOC106420012 gene encoding probable pectinesterase 8, with protein sequence MQFHVSHYLVRINICLFFAFSYSSSSFYPFPLKKNNNLKIFQILFFLQISFCSKNMKFRTISLPLSIGIAIVAILASKTLFDTHPRAFMHNPFDVLHTIKAISYSAITSVYSRRHHHHHHHHKKPSDTKKKVSICDDFPKNIPPPDTDTTSYLCVDKKGCCNFTTVQSAVDAIGNFSQKRNVIWINSGMYYEKVVIPKTKPNITLQGQGFETTAIAWNDTAYSANGTFYCATVQVFGSQFVAKNISFMNVAPIPKPGDVGAQAVAIRIGGDQSAFLGCGFFGAQDTLHDDRGRHYFKNCYIQGSIDFIFGNAKSLYQDCQIISMANQVSPGSKSVNGAVTANGRNSKDENSGFAFVNCTIGGTGHVWLGRAWRPYSRVIFVSTYMTDVIASEGWNNFNDPSRDATIFYGEYNCSGPGADVSKRAPYVQKLNDTQVAEFVNMTFIDGDQWLQLSDL encoded by the exons ATGCAATTTCATGTTTCTCATTACCTTGTTCGTATAAATATATGTCTATTTTTTGCATTCTCCTATTCATCAAGTTCCTTCTACCCCTTCCCTCTTAAGAAAAACAACAACctgaaaattttccaaatacttttttttctccaaatatCATTTTGttccaaaaatatgaaatttagaaCAATTTCATTACCTCTATCTATAGGAATTGCCATCGTGGCCATTTTAGCATCCAAAACTCTATTTGACACACATCCTAGAGCCTTCATGCACAATCCTTTCGATGTTCTGCATACAATCAAAGCTATATCATATTCAGCTATAACTTCCGTTTACAGCCGccgccaccatcatcatcaccaccaccatAAAAAACCATCTGATACCAAAAAGAAAGTATCAATATGCGACGATTTCCCCAAAAACATACCTCCACCAGACACCGATACGACGTCCTATCTCTGCGTCGATAAGAAAGGCTGCTGCAATTTCACGACAGTGCAATCAGCCGTGGACGCAATCGGAAACTTTAGCCAGAAAAGAAACGTGATATGGATCAACTCCGGCATGTACTA TGAAAAAGTGGTGATTCCGAAGACTAAGCCAAATATCACGTTACAAGGACAAGGGTTCGAGACGACAGCCATAGCTTGGAACGATACGGCCTACTCGGCTAACGGCACTTTTTATTGTGCCACGGTTCAAGTCTTTGGTTCTCAGTTCGTCGCTAAGAACATAAGTTTCATG AACGTGGCTCCTATACCGAAGCCTGGAGATGTAGGAGCTCAGGCGGTGGCGATAAGAATCGGGGGAGATCAATCTGCGTTTTTGGGATGTGGTTTCTTTGGAGCTCAAGACACTCTTCATGACGATAGAGGTCGTCATTACTTCAAGAATTGCTACATTCAAGGCTCcattgatttcatctttggcAACGCTAAATCTCTCTACCag GATTGTCAAATAATATCAATGGCGAACCAAGTGAGCCCAGGGTCAAAGTCGGTCAACGGAGCCGTGACTGCTAATGGCCGTAACTCAAAGGATGAGAACAGTGGCTTTGCCTTCGTCAACTGCACAATAGGCGGCACTGGACATGTGTGGCTAGGTCGTGCATGGAGGCCTTACTCGCGTGTTATCTTTGTTTCCACTTATATGACCGATGTTATTGCATCTGAAGGCTGGAACAACTTCAACGACCCCTCAAGGGATGC GACAATATTCTATGGAGAGTATAATTGTTCGGGACCAGGAGCTGATGTTTCGAAAAGGGCACCGTATGTTCAGAAGCTGAATGACACTCAAGTTGCTGAGTTCGTTAACATGACTTTTATTGATGGAGACCAGTGGTTACAATTATCCGATCTTTAA
- the LOC106419858 gene encoding choline-phosphate cytidylyltransferase 1 — MTNVAGDRNGDGRSAAVTESSPPSDPPIRVYADGIYDLFHFGHARSLEQAKKSFPNTYLLVGCCNDDTTHKYKGKTVMNDQERYESLRHCKWVDEVIPDAPWVINQEFLDKHRIAYVAHDALPYADASGAGKDVYEFVKKVGRFKETKRTEGISTSDIIMRIVKDYNQYVMRNLDRGYSREDLGVSFVKEKRLRVNMRLKKLQEKVKAQQEKVGEKIQTVKMVRNEWVENADRWVAGFLEMFEEGCHKMGTAIRDRIQEKLMRQESKELLETGQHKDTEEQFYEEYFEHDIVDSCEDNEDDEEEYYDEIEEQCSASKALKSN, encoded by the exons ATGACTAACGTCGCCGGAGATCGTAACGGAGACGGACGTTCAGCCGCCGTCACGGAGAGTTCGCCTCCGTCTGATCCTCCAATCCGTGTCTACGCAGATGGGATCTACGATCTGTTCCACTTCGGTCACGCTCGATCTCTCGAACAAGCTAAGAAATC GTTTCCAAACACTTACCTTCTTGTGGGATGCTGCAATGATGATACTACTCACAAGTACAAGGGAAAGACTGTGATGAATGATCAAGAACGATATGAATCTCTTCGACATTGCAA ATGGGTGGATGAAGTTATCCCTGATGCACCATGGGTGATCAACCAAGAGTTTCTTGACAAGCACCGTATTGCCTATGTGGCTCATGATGCTCTTCC GTATGCTGATGCTAGCGGAGCTGGAAAAGATGTCTATGAGTTC GTCAAAAAAGTAGGGAGGTTCAAGGAGACTAAGCGGACTGAAGGGATATCTACTTCGGATATAATAATGAGGATAGTGAAGGATTATAACCAGTATGTCATGCGTAACCTTGACAGGGGATATTCAAGGGAGGATCTTGGagttagctttgtgaaa GAGAAGAGACTTAGAGTTAATATGAGGCTGAAGAAACTTCAGGAGAAGGTCAAAGCACAACAAGAGAAAGTTGGTGAAAAG ATCCAAACTGTGAAAATGGTACGTAATGAGTGGGTGGAGAATGCAGATCGTTGGGTAGCTGGATTCCTTGAAATGTTTGAAGAAGGCTGCCATAAGATG GGAACTGCCATCAGAGACCGTATCCAAGAGAAGTTAATGAGACAAGAGTCCAAAGAATTGCTCGAGACGGGTCAGCATAAAGACACGGAGGAACAGTTCTACGAAGAATATTTCGAGCATGACATTGTTGACAGCTGTGAAGACAACGAAGACGATGAAGAAGAGTACTATGACGAGATTGAAGAGCAATGTAGTGCCTCAAAAGCATTAAAAAGTAACTAG
- the LOC106420107 gene encoding putative zinc finger protein CONSTANS-LIKE 11 isoform X2: MHIMSSPMCDHCNMGKAVVYCKTHLARICSQCDRKLHHYVTMDSPDHSRLLLCEKCVSQAADVQCLEQGLCLCQTCVPNATVTSRFPFCNVSNNHSGYSFPRDLDLDSFSSSLSSSLTDLSWGYHFVPLSPKNGDSSSSSSVIFQNFDNHTKNNSDQRGQMLQPDYMDNSKEFSYSGLEGYETKDIENVWLNNFDDNKAVLLDQKEYLYREELILTDQLIDAIMKHNDETTTEVIHTDYNIEALGNASCEDSNTNQMIQSKAKEETNNNVGILFPNAHIHDECRPSQLILTDVDEMLPWDDQLLESPIYTPQYRLEAKKRYLEKKKKRK, translated from the exons atgcaTATAATGAGTTCACCAATGTGCGACCATTGCAATATGGGAAAAGCCGTTGTTTATTGTAAGACACATTTGGCTAGGATTTGTTCTCAATGTGACCGGAAGTTACACCACTATGTGACTATGGATAGTCCCGATCACTCGCGGCTTCTGTTGTGCGAAAAATGCGTTTCGCAGGCCGCAGATGTCCAGTGCCTTGAGCAAGGATTGTGCCTATGCCAAACATGCGTTCCAAACGCCACCGTCACCTCACGTTTTCCTTTTTGTAACGTTTCTAATAATCATTCTGGTTATAGTTTTCCACGAGATCTCGATCTTGATTCTTTTTCCTCCTCTTTGTCATCTTCTTTAACTGATCTCAGTTGGGGATATCACTTTGTTCCATTATCTCCCAAAAATGGGgactcatcatcatcttcctctgtcatttttcaaaattttgataatcaTACAAAGAATAATAGTGATCAACGAGGGCAAATGCTTCAGCCCGATTATATGGACAATTCTAAG GAGTTTTCATATTCAGGCTTGGAAGGTTACGAAACTAAAGATATAGAGAATGTTTGGTTGAACAATTTTGATGACAACAAGGCAGTACTATTAGACCAAAAAGAATATCTTTACAGGGAAGAATTGATCCTAACCGATCAACTAATCGATGCAATAATGAAACACAATGATGAAACCACAACCGAG GTTATACATACAGATTACAACATTGAAGCTTTGGGTAATGCAAGTTGTGAAGATTCCAACACGAATCAAATGATTCAATCAAAGGCAAAGGAGGAGACCAATAATAATGTTGGAATATTATTCCCTAACGCTCATATTCATGATGAGTGTCGACCATCGCAGTTGATTCTGACTGATGTCGATGAGATGTTACCATGGGATGATCAATTACTTGAATCTCCTATATACACACCCCAGTATCGATTAGAGGCAAAGAAGAGATAtcttgaaaagaaaaagaaacgcaAGTAg
- the LOC106420107 gene encoding putative zinc finger protein CONSTANS-LIKE 11 isoform X1, with translation MHIMSSPMCDHCNMGKAVVYCKTHLARICSQCDRKLHHYVTMDSPDHSRLLLCEKCVSQAADVQCLEQGLCLCQTCVPNATVTSRFPFCNVSNNHSGYSFPRDLDLDSFSSSLSSSLTDLSWGYHFVPLSPKNGDSSSSSSVIFQNFDNHTKNNSDQRGQMLQPDYMDNSKEFSYSGLEGYETKDIENVWLNNFDDNKAVLLDQKEYLYREELILTDQLIDAIMKHNDETTTEVIHTDYNIEALGNASCEDSNTNQMIQSKAKEETNNNVGILFPNAHIHDECRPSQLILTDVDEMLPWDDQLLESPIYTPQYRLEAKKRYLEKKKKRKFGKKIRYESRKSSADTKKRLKGRFTKADAEYDYDPRANNTIKEVYKTKT, from the exons atgcaTATAATGAGTTCACCAATGTGCGACCATTGCAATATGGGAAAAGCCGTTGTTTATTGTAAGACACATTTGGCTAGGATTTGTTCTCAATGTGACCGGAAGTTACACCACTATGTGACTATGGATAGTCCCGATCACTCGCGGCTTCTGTTGTGCGAAAAATGCGTTTCGCAGGCCGCAGATGTCCAGTGCCTTGAGCAAGGATTGTGCCTATGCCAAACATGCGTTCCAAACGCCACCGTCACCTCACGTTTTCCTTTTTGTAACGTTTCTAATAATCATTCTGGTTATAGTTTTCCACGAGATCTCGATCTTGATTCTTTTTCCTCCTCTTTGTCATCTTCTTTAACTGATCTCAGTTGGGGATATCACTTTGTTCCATTATCTCCCAAAAATGGGgactcatcatcatcttcctctgtcatttttcaaaattttgataatcaTACAAAGAATAATAGTGATCAACGAGGGCAAATGCTTCAGCCCGATTATATGGACAATTCTAAG GAGTTTTCATATTCAGGCTTGGAAGGTTACGAAACTAAAGATATAGAGAATGTTTGGTTGAACAATTTTGATGACAACAAGGCAGTACTATTAGACCAAAAAGAATATCTTTACAGGGAAGAATTGATCCTAACCGATCAACTAATCGATGCAATAATGAAACACAATGATGAAACCACAACCGAG GTTATACATACAGATTACAACATTGAAGCTTTGGGTAATGCAAGTTGTGAAGATTCCAACACGAATCAAATGATTCAATCAAAGGCAAAGGAGGAGACCAATAATAATGTTGGAATATTATTCCCTAACGCTCATATTCATGATGAGTGTCGACCATCGCAGTTGATTCTGACTGATGTCGATGAGATGTTACCATGGGATGATCAATTACTTGAATCTCCTATATACACACCCCAGTATCGATTAGAGGCAAAGAAGAGATAtcttgaaaagaaaaagaaacgcaA GTTTGGGAAGAAAATTAGATATGAATCTCGAAAGTCTTCAGCTGATACGAAGAAACGACTGAAAGGAAGATTTACAAAAGCTGATGCAGAATATGATTATGACCCACGAGCCAATAATACTATCAAAGAGGTTTATAAAACCAAGACCTAA